A single window of Pyxicephalus adspersus chromosome 10, UCB_Pads_2.0, whole genome shotgun sequence DNA harbors:
- the LOC140339006 gene encoding uncharacterized protein isoform X1, with amino-acid sequence MERRERVQTILNLTLEIIYLLTGEDYVLQKNLSAVFRPQFLKPEKIEELANHVIELLTGEVCDYIEEQKELSGRSATDYHGPSLGIQDDPPLDCQPEIIKKEPRTLTDPNPTTAQTQNGPGQMKSEEHGYSEGGGSHYDNPPHGATSLPSAHTGHKPMKCKEEPSLDNKSHPTLMEVPLPNNHLHFVPSYGKEEHGLGEDLPQGYLSSLTQPHEYSLVSMKDTGRIVQEVDHFPPSDHLEYTSIIIKEEPLSEEDKEMDKAALRLPNEETDSFEEDIMETYLPSAPPHGMYSPFSKTKEVRGQVMSCNSPYDSNFTASHTVGLIFRCHECGDHFTSKRELDDHQPVHKNKKPHVCSHCGKSFSYQSQLLIHERTHTGEKPFTCADCGKCFNQYVHLAIHQMSHTGEKPFTCTECGKSFNRKTTLTIHQRVHTGEKPFYCSECGKYFSTSSNLIKHQRVHTGEKPYSCPDCGELFVHYTQLIRHQACHKADKQFSCLECGKCFTQKSQYTRHEKEHRGDNKNFKCVECGKGFRQRGLLLAHQSAHIGQETFDCPEYERV; translated from the exons atggagaggagggagagagtgCAAACTATACTGaacctcaccctggagatcatctacctgctgaccggagag GATTATGTCCTACAGAAGAACCTCTCTGCAGTTTTCAGACCTCAGTTCCTAAAACCTGAGAAGATTGAAGAACTTGCCAATCATGTGATTGAGCTGCTGACaggagag GTTTGTGATTACATAGAGGAACAGAAGGAGCTGAGCGGGAGATCCGCCACTGATTACCATGGCCCATCACTTG GTATCCAGGATGATCCTCCTCTGGATTGTCAACccgaaataataaaaaaggaacccCGAACTCTGACAGACCCCAACCCCACCACAGCTCAGACACAGAATGGGCCAGGTCAGATGAAGTCTGAGGAGCATGGGTATTCTGAGGGAGGGGGATCCCACTATGACAACCCTCCACATGGTGCCACTTCTTTACCCTCAGCTCATACAGGACATAAACCTATGAAATGTAAAGAGGAGCCCAGCTTAGATAACAAAAGCCATCCCACCCTCATGGAGGTTCCTCTGCCCAACAACCACTTACATTTTGTACCCTCTTATGGTAAAGAGGAACATGGCTTAGGTGAAGATCTCCCACAAGGTTACCTGTCATCACTCACACAGCCTCATGAATATTCTTTAGTTTCTATGAAGGATACGGGAAGAATTGTGCAGGAAGTAGACCATTTCCCACCCTCAGATCACCTAGAGTacacttctattattattaaggaGGAGCCATTGTCAGAGGAGGACAAAGAAATGGACAAGGCAGCTCTACGTCTTCCTAACGAGGAGACTGATTCATTTGAAGAAGACATCATGGAGACTTACCTTCCCTCAGCTCCACCTCACGGCATGTACTCACCTTTCTCCAAGACAAAGGAGGTCAGAGGTCAGGTCATGAGCTGTAACTCTCCATATGACTCAAACTTTACAGCTTCTCATACTGTGGGGCTGATCTTTCGGTGCCATGAGTGTGGTGATCACTTCACCAGTAAACGGGAACTTGATGATCACCAACCTGTCCACAAGAATAAGAAGCCACACGTGTGTTCTCACTGTGGGAAGAGCTTCTCCTACCAATCACAGCTCCTCATCCATGAGAGGAcccacacaggggagaaaccatttacCTGTGCTGACTGTGGCAAATGCTTCAACCAGTATGTTCACCTGGCCATCCACCAGATGAgccacactggagagaagccctTCACCTGCACCGAGTGTGGGAAGAGCTTCAATCGAAAAACCACGCTAACCATCCACCAGCGGGTGCACACCGGTGAGAAACCTTTCTACTGTTCTGAGTGCGGCAAATACTTCAGCACCAGCTCCAACCTCATCAAACACCAACGAGTACACACCGGGGAGAAGCCATACTCCTGTCCTGACTGTGGGGAGCTCTTTGTCCATTATACCCAGCTCATCCGCCACCAGGCCTGCCACAAAGCAGACAAGCAGTTCTCCTGCTTGGAGTGTGGGAAATGCTTCACTCAGAAGTCACAGTACACCAGACATGAAAAGGAGCACCGGGGGGACAATAAGAATTTCAAGTGTGTGGAGTGCGGCAAGGGCTTTAGGCAGCGTGGACTTCTCCTGGCCCATCAGTCTGCCCACATTGGGCAGGAGACATTTGACTGTCCAGAGTATGAAAGGGTATGA